A region of the Microcystis aeruginosa FD4 genome:
ACTGGTTCATAGGGTTTTAGAGATTGGTTCTATTTCTCATGAAACCCTACTCTCGCCTACTTTTCAAGCTTTTTGTCCTGTACTCAGGTAAGTCATTTACGATCGCGATCGTGTTCCCTAACCAATTCGCTCGTAATTATCCATTGAAAAAGCGGATAAAACTGATGAAATCTCTTCCGCACCAGACACCTACCCTTTGCCCTAGCGCGCGAGAAAATTCGCCGGATAGCGTAATTTTCGGGATCGCCGCGGGAACCGTCGAGGAACCCCGCGTCGCCTATCTCCCAGAAATCCAACCCGTCACCCCAGAAATTCTCGCACTTGCTCAACCCGTCACCCCCACCGAAGTCTTCCGCTTCGCCGCGTCCTGCGCGGAAAAAGAATGCGTTCATTTCGATGGGCAAGATTGTCGCCTCGCGCGCCGGGTGGCACAGGGACTCGCAGAAGTAACCGATATCCTTCCCCCCTGTCGAATCCGGCAAAACTGTCGCTGGTGGTTACAGGAAGGAAAAGCCGCTTGTCTGCGCTGTCCGCAGGTTGTCACTGACAACTATAATCCTTCCGAAATTTTCGTTAAGGTTGCCGAACCCGAATCTTAACCCTATTAAATAGGAGTCTAATTACCATGGCTAAAATTCATATTTCCGATCTACAGGTGAACTCTTTTCAAGAATCTCTTGAAACTGCGATCAATCGCGCGATCGAGACTCGAAACATTCAAGGCGGTTTTGCACAAGCACTGCTAAAACCACCAACAATACTGGGAAAAATAATTTGTCCGCCCATCACTCTCGGAATTATCGCCCTACCGATCCTCCCATCACTCCCGAATATTAAGCAAGGACCCATTTTATAGCGGTTTTCAGTCTAATAAGGTATAGTAAATCCCTTGATAGATAGGCGTTTCAGCGTTTCAATCGGGAATCACTTCTGTGAAAACCGCTATAACCGCCTATCGTTAGATTAGCTGAATCTCCCCCGAGGGAGTTGGGGGGTATTGCCTCTTGCAAGAGTGCCTCATCTCCACAAGCAATTTAAATGCTGAACAGCTTAGGGACTTGCGCTTTGATAATGTACCTTTTGGGCGAACGCAGTTCGCCCCTACATTGTGGACAAAATCCGTTACTGTAGGGGCGCAATGCTTGCGCCCTCCGATCGCTCAGGTTTGCTGATCACCCTAAGTAGGGGGAGAGCCTTCGAGATGTTAGGGACTTGCGCTTTGATCATGTGCCATCTGGCTGGTCTGGTTCTTCTACAGAGCGATTTTCAAAGCTGGGATATTATTCCTACGCAAGTCCCTTATCTACCAACCGTATCCTCCCATCACTCTCAAATTCTAACAGGAGTTAACTTATGGCTCTCGAACAAGTTCACGCTTTTTATCAAAAAGTTGCTTCCGATGAATCCTTCCGTTCCCGAATCCAATCGGTGAATAGCAAAGAAGAATGCAGCGGGATCGTCAAAGCTGCGGGGTTCGATTTCACACCACAGGAATTCGAGGAATACACCGCACGACTTCTAGAGTCCGATCGCCCCGACGAAGAAATTAAAGATTTAAGCGAGGAAGATTTAGCGGCGGTCGCCGGTGGATTTATCGGCGGTATTCTAGTTCACGCGATGTACGGTCTGCCACCCAACCGTCTGCCACCCAACAGTAAATGGCCTATTCCAATCGTTCGACCGATGTACGGATTACCGGCAGATCGTTTCGTGGATTTCTAATTCCAACCGACTCATAAATTTTATCGAGTATTAAACTTCTAAGGAGCTAACTATGTCTTTCGATCGCACCCCGAATTTTACCGAAAAACTAGCAACCGATCCCGATTTTCGTTTAAAGGTTTTGGACGAAATCGCTAACGATGACGAACTCAAAGACTTAACGGAAGAAGACTTAAAAGCGATCGTCGGGGGATGGCTGAACATACACCTATACGGCTCTCCTTATCCGCGTGATTGGTTCCTAAACATAAACATAGGATAATTCCAATGACCGAATACCGTCGCATCAGCTACGCCGTCTGGGAAATCACCCTAAAATGTAACCTCGCCTGTCAGCATTGCGGTTCCCGCGCCGGCCACACCCGTAGCCACGAACTCAGCACTGAAGAAGCCCTCGATCTCGTCCGTCAACTGGCCGAAGTGGGCATCAAAGAAGTCACCCTGATCGGGGGCGAAGCCTTCCTCCGTCCCGACTGGCTCGATATCGCCCGGGCGATCACCAACGCGGGCATGATCTGCGGTGTCACTACCGGCGGCTACGGCATCACCCTCGATACAGCCCAAAAGATGAAAGACGCGGGGATCAAAGTCGTCTCCGTCTCCGTGGACGGATTAGAGGCTACCCACGATCGCCTGCGGGGGAAACCTGGTTCTTGGCAATGGGCGTTCCGCACCATGGGCCACCTAAAACAAGCCGGTATCCCCTTCGGTTGCAATACCCAGATAAATCGTCTTTCTGCCCCTGAATTTCCCCGAATCTACGAAAAAATCCGCGATGCGGGCGTATTCGCGTGGCAGATACAGTTAACCGTGCCGATGGGGAACGCGGCCGATAATTCGGAAATTCTCCTGCAACCCTACGAACTCCTAGAACTATACCCGATGCTCGCCCGTGTCACCGAGCAAGCGCGACGCGAGGGGGTAGACGTACAGCCTGGTAACAATATCGGCTATTACGGCCCCTACGAACGTTTATTGCGGGGAGGGGACGCGTGGACATTCTGGCAGGGGTGTAGTGCCGGACTGGCGGCACTGGGGATCGAGGCCGACGGAGCGATTAAAGGCTGTCCCTCGCTTCCCACCGCGGCCTATACTGGGGGCAATATCCGTGATCGCTCCCTGCGCCAGATTATTGAAGAGGCCGAAGAACTCCGCTTCAACCTCGGCGCGGGAACCCCGAAGGGAACCGATCATCTCTGGGGATTCTGTAAAACCTGCGAGTTCGCCGAACTCTGCCGCGGTGGTTGTAGTTGGACGGCTCATGTTTTCTTTGATCGCCGGGGCAATAACCCCTACTGTCACCACCGAGCGTTAAAACAAGCGGAGAAGGGAATCCGAGAGAGATTTTACCTCGATCGCCCTGCAGCAGGAATTCCCTTCGATAACGGTCAATTCGCGCTGGTAGAAGAACCCTTCCATTCTCCCCTACCCGACGATCCCCTTGCCTTCCGTGCCGATGCGATCCAATGGCCAGAACACTGGCAAGAAAAACCCCTCGTAACCACCTCGAATTGATAAGTATGAACGAGAATATTGACCGTCCCGAACCGATCCTACCCCGATCGGCGTGGGAGAGCCAGATCGCCTATCTCCGGGCTGTATTCCGGGCGAAAAAGGCACTGGATGAAATTGAACGAGTTCAGAACGAGAAGACATGAACGCTCGATCTAATCCGCATCCACTAACCCCTCATCCCTCACTGAATCGCCTGTTTTAAACTACGGCAGAATTCTTCGAGGGATTTTAAACCATCGCTGGGGGAATTATCGGCCAATCAGCACCCCAGTGCGATCGCCAATCTTGTATTGCGATCGCCATCGATTCTTAAGAACCCTTTGCAATCGCCAATGAAAGTGCAAGGGTTTTGAGTCTCTCGGATCGATTTCTCAACGTTTGTTTCTTGCACTTTTTTGGCTAAAAAAGTCCCAAAACCGTTTTCTAGTAAGGCTTCCAGTAATTTTCAGCCAGCCCTAGGGCTGGCTGAATAATGGTAAAACCCTTTTAAAATAAGGCTTTTGACCTGTTAAAGTCCGATGTTCATGCTGCGAAAATAGGATTGGGACTTTCAAAAACCTGGCATTATCCTTCTTGTAGTACATAGTTTGGTACAAAAAACTAGGGCAACAAAGCCTGAAACGACCGGCTACTGACGACTGGCTACTGACGACCGACTCCTACCCCCACCGAAAAACTTTTTCAGCAGACCCTACTTATTAGGTTGATTTTGCCAGGGCCAGCCAATGGAGGTGAAAGATTGCCCGATAGATGGGATTATGGACCTGCAGCCGGCCTTGGTCTTTGATCACTAACCCCGATAAAAGTAACTCTTTTTCTGGGGGGCTATCCTCGGCAATCACCTCTTTTTCCCTTAAAATCCGTTCATAGAGTCTCAGGAGCAACTGGGAGCGATGACTGTTGAGGAGCCGATCGCGAATAGTCCGCAGATGTTCCGGTTCATCCTGAGATTCCCAATTGTCAATGATCTTCTTCTGTACCAAGTCCTCAATCCAGGGGGCCTCACCATTGGGGGGAATCGGTGCGGCAGCGGTGCGAATTAACTGACAGAGTTTTTGGGTCAGAAAAGGTTGACCGTTTGTCCAAGCAAAGACTTCTTTTAAGACAGTTTGCGGGTTACTAACTTTCTCAGCCAATCCGCGCAGTAAAGGCTGGGCTTCGTGTTCCTTAAAACCCTCCAATTGAATCGAATGACCGATATTAAAAGGAGTGATTTGGTGGTCGGTAATTAAATCGGAGGGGGTGACAACACCGAAGAAAGCGAAGGTCAAACGCCGATAGAGCGGGTTAAAACCGCGCTGGTTATAGCAGGAACGAATCAGGGCAAAAAAGTCATTAACTGCGAAATTTAAGCCCAAAACGCTATCAATTTCATCGATAAAAATTGCGATCGGTTTCGGGGGAGAACCCTCCACGATCCCCACTTCCAGCAATAACACTTCTTCGATAAATTCGCCCAAGCGCTGCACTGCCGAGACATCTTCCCGTTCTTGCCACCAAGCTTTGAGATTGACCCTTTTGAGCAGGCCAAAACGTCGCCCTAACTCGAAGGCTATCCCCTTGTACCATTGGTCAGGAGTGACATTTTCGCTGCCGATACGGGTTAAATCAATGGGAGCGCAACAGATGCCCTCGTGTTGGAGGTGATCGATCATGCGTACCATTAAACTAGACTTACCCATTTGACGGGGATTGAGAACATAGCAAAAATCGCCGCGTTTGAGGGCTTTATAGAGATAACGGTCGGCGGCGCGGACCACGTAGGTGGGGGCATCCATGGGTAAACTGCCCCCCACTTGGTAGTCAAAGGTGCTAGATTCTTCGGTGCTTCTGAGCAGTTCGTTTTCAAACAGT
Encoded here:
- a CDS encoding nitrogen fixation protein, whose protein sequence is MKSLPHQTPTLCPSARENSPDSVIFGIAAGTVEEPRVAYLPEIQPVTPEILALAQPVTPTEVFRFAASCAEKECVHFDGQDCRLARRVAQGLAEVTDILPPCRIRQNCRWWLQEGKAACLRCPQVVTDNYNPSEIFVKVAEPES
- a CDS encoding Nif11-like leader peptide family natural product precursor, with translation MALEQVHAFYQKVASDESFRSRIQSVNSKEECSGIVKAAGFDFTPQEFEEYTARLLESDRPDEEIKDLSEEDLAAVAGGFIGGILVHAMYGLPPNRLPPNSKWPIPIVRPMYGLPADRFVDF
- a CDS encoding nif11-class peptide radical SAM maturase 3; protein product: MTEYRRISYAVWEITLKCNLACQHCGSRAGHTRSHELSTEEALDLVRQLAEVGIKEVTLIGGEAFLRPDWLDIARAITNAGMICGVTTGGYGITLDTAQKMKDAGIKVVSVSVDGLEATHDRLRGKPGSWQWAFRTMGHLKQAGIPFGCNTQINRLSAPEFPRIYEKIRDAGVFAWQIQLTVPMGNAADNSEILLQPYELLELYPMLARVTEQARREGVDVQPGNNIGYYGPYERLLRGGDAWTFWQGCSAGLAALGIEADGAIKGCPSLPTAAYTGGNIRDRSLRQIIEEAEELRFNLGAGTPKGTDHLWGFCKTCEFAELCRGGCSWTAHVFFDRRGNNPYCHHRALKQAEKGIRERFYLDRPAAGIPFDNGQFALVEEPFHSPLPDDPLAFRADAIQWPEHWQEKPLVTTSN